One Spiroplasma endosymbiont of Dioctria linearis DNA segment encodes these proteins:
- the ftsH gene encoding ATP-dependent zinc metalloprotease FtsH: MKKKKSIWLWVLFIVMLIVIGIVIWQFIAGTSDKLTESEFVELLMNNKISKNSTEQVYSGLHIISGSYTNSSGVVRKFVLTLTNSSYTSLRDDNNAFKDFTQNIITISQGNSPFMTLIINLLPMVILIGFYIWIFSSMSKGGMGGGMFGPGKNTRPREIKSDVKFSDVAGINEEKIELVELVDYLKNPNKYALMGARVPKGVLMEGPPGTGKTLLAKAVAGEAGVAFFSMAGSEFEEMFVGLGASRVRDLFSDAKKAAPCIIFIDEIDAVGRKRSGGMGASTNEQTLNQLLVEMDGFASNTGVIVMAATNRVDVLDSALLRPGRFDRTIQISLPDIREREAILKLHSRNKSVSPEIDWKRIAERTPGFSGAQLENVLNEAAILVVRDKRKMINILDIDEAIDRVVGGPAKKSRAMTMQDKQIVSYHEAGHALMGLRLESASKVQKVTIIPRGNAGGYTIMTPKDESNFSSKEDLFASIAGYLGGRAAEEIMFGKNKITTGAHDDLDKATNIARRMVTQFGMSTLGLTKYLTMQEESYGQTKGVYSDEVAFKIDTEINTILEKCYKTALEVINKHKDVLELIAESLRVLETITAEQIDYIDKHNKLPKEVVEEKNRKDVEDKKKESGAILEFEPDEDDK, encoded by the coding sequence ATGAAAAAGAAAAAATCTATATGATTATGGGTTTTATTTATAGTTATGTTAATAGTAATAGGAATTGTTATTTGACAGTTTATTGCAGGGACATCAGATAAACTAACAGAATCAGAATTCGTTGAGCTATTAATGAATAATAAAATAAGTAAAAATTCAACGGAACAGGTATACAGTGGTTTACACATTATATCTGGGTCATATACTAATAGTTCTGGAGTAGTAAGGAAGTTTGTTTTAACTTTAACTAATTCATCTTATACTTCACTTCGTGATGATAATAATGCTTTTAAGGATTTTACTCAAAACATAATAACAATATCACAAGGAAATTCACCGTTTATGACTTTAATAATTAATTTATTACCAATGGTAATTTTAATTGGTTTTTATATTTGAATATTCTCATCTATGTCAAAAGGTGGAATGGGTGGTGGAATGTTTGGACCAGGCAAAAACACAAGACCAAGAGAAATTAAATCAGATGTTAAATTTTCAGACGTTGCAGGTATTAATGAAGAAAAAATTGAACTTGTTGAACTTGTTGATTATTTAAAAAATCCTAATAAGTATGCATTAATGGGAGCTAGAGTACCAAAAGGTGTTCTTATGGAGGGACCTCCTGGAACAGGTAAGACTTTATTAGCAAAAGCAGTTGCTGGGGAAGCTGGCGTTGCATTTTTCTCAATGGCTGGTTCTGAGTTTGAAGAAATGTTTGTTGGTTTAGGAGCAAGTAGAGTAAGAGATCTTTTTAGTGATGCTAAAAAAGCAGCACCATGTATCATTTTTATTGATGAAATTGATGCTGTTGGTAGAAAACGTAGTGGTGGAATGGGAGCTTCAACAAATGAACAAACATTAAATCAATTACTTGTTGAAATGGATGGTTTTGCATCAAATACTGGAGTTATTGTTATGGCAGCAACTAACAGAGTTGATGTTTTAGACAGTGCCTTATTAAGACCAGGAAGATTTGATAGAACTATTCAAATATCATTACCAGATATTCGTGAGAGAGAAGCAATATTAAAACTTCATTCAAGAAATAAATCTGTATCACCTGAAATTGATTGAAAGCGTATTGCTGAAAGAACGCCAGGTTTTTCAGGAGCACAACTAGAAAATGTTCTTAATGAAGCAGCAATTCTTGTTGTTAGAGATAAAAGAAAAATGATTAATATTTTAGATATAGATGAAGCTATTGACAGAGTAGTTGGTGGACCAGCTAAAAAATCAAGAGCTATGACAATGCAAGATAAGCAAATTGTTTCATATCACGAAGCAGGACATGCATTAATGGGATTGAGATTAGAATCTGCATCAAAAGTTCAAAAAGTTACTATAATTCCTAGAGGTAATGCCGGGGGTTATACAATTATGACTCCAAAGGATGAATCAAATTTTTCATCAAAAGAAGATTTATTTGCATCAATCGCTGGTTATCTTGGGGGTAGAGCTGCTGAAGAAATTATGTTTGGTAAAAATAAAATTACAACAGGAGCACATGATGATTTAGATAAAGCTACAAATATTGCAAGAAGAATGGTTACACAATTTGGTATGTCAACTTTAGGACTTACAAAATATTTAACAATGCAAGAGGAATCATATGGACAAACAAAAGGAGTTTATTCAGATGAGGTGGCATTTAAAATTGATACAGAGATAAACACTATTTTAGAGAAATGTTACAAGACTGCATTAGAAGTTATAAATAAGCATAAAGATGTTTTAGAATTAATTGCAGAGTCTTTAAGAGTATTAGAAACAATTACTGCTGAGCAAATTGATTACATTGATAAACATAATAAATTACCAAAAGAAGTTGTAGAAGAAAAAAACAGAAAAGATGTTGAAGATAAGAAAAAAGAATCTGGTGCAATATTAGAGTTTGAACCAGATGAAGATGATAAGTAA
- the tilS gene encoding tRNA lysidine(34) synthetase TilS has product MLKKEEKYILGLSGGPDSVFLFNYLLENEFKNFVVCHVNYNFRKDSNKDVELIKKLCKENNIIFFIKTIKQNYNELKENFESWARNVRYDFFCKELENQGADAILIAHNLNDHIETYLMQKQSNKKVSYFGINNQSLYKNKKILRPILSIKKSEILKYLDNMKISYITDYTNSNLIYERNRIRSTLSESDFNELIKEIKNKNNQLSGYQLKIKNLSISNRLELSNFCKDNDWNEYLLFNFLEKNDFAQFLYKTKKAIIKEFLKQLLSKKRLIEIKKGNLILMKDYETIRVLKSKDLNIFEIEDKQNKYFKEQLFKNNIVDSQNIIVTNNWKKYQSKIFLNAKLLSKIYKDKKVNYLKRYENILIFDKTNKILLNKINI; this is encoded by the coding sequence TTGCTAAAAAAAGAGGAGAAATATATTTTAGGATTATCAGGCGGACCTGATAGTGTTTTTCTTTTTAATTACCTTTTGGAAAATGAATTTAAAAATTTTGTAGTTTGTCATGTAAATTATAATTTTAGAAAAGATTCTAATAAAGATGTAGAACTTATTAAAAAACTTTGTAAGGAGAATAATATTATTTTTTTTATTAAAACTATTAAGCAAAATTATAATGAATTAAAAGAAAATTTTGAATCATGAGCAAGAAATGTAAGATATGATTTTTTTTGTAAAGAATTGGAGAATCAGGGAGCTGATGCAATATTGATAGCTCACAATTTAAATGATCATATTGAAACATACTTGATGCAAAAACAAAGTAATAAAAAGGTATCTTATTTTGGTATAAATAATCAATCCCTTTATAAGAATAAGAAAATATTAAGACCAATATTATCAATTAAGAAGTCTGAAATTTTAAAATATTTAGATAATATGAAAATTTCTTATATTACTGACTATACAAATTCTAATTTAATATATGAAAGAAATAGAATAAGGTCAACTCTTAGTGAAAGTGATTTTAATGAATTAATTAAAGAAATTAAGAATAAAAATAATCAATTATCAGGTTATCAGTTAAAAATAAAAAACTTGTCTATCTCTAATCGGTTAGAATTAAGTAACTTTTGTAAGGACAATGATTGAAATGAATATCTTTTATTTAACTTTTTAGAGAAAAATGACTTTGCACAGTTTTTATATAAAACAAAAAAGGCAATTATTAAGGAATTCCTAAAACAACTATTATCTAAAAAAAGGTTAATTGAAATTAAAAAAGGTAATCTGATTTTAATGAAAGATTATGAAACTATTAGAGTATTAAAATCTAAGGATTTAAATATTTTTGAAATTGAAGATAAGCAAAATAAATATTTTAAAGAACAACTATTTAAAAATAATATAGTTGATAGTCAAAACATTATTGTTACAAATAACTGAAAAAAATATCAATCTAAGATTTTTTTAAATGCTAAGTTGTTATCAAAAATATATAAAGATAAAAAGGTAAACTATCTTAAAAGATATGAAAATATTTTAATTTTTGATAAAACAAACAAAATACTTTTAAATAAAATAAACATATAA
- a CDS encoding tRNA1(Val) (adenine(37)-N6)-methyltransferase yields the protein MEVKNDILNYKRLKIIQDNKMFNFCIDSILLARFWKPSNKFKNILDFGTNNAIIPLIISRYTKSKITGIEIQEESCQIAKKNILLNNLEKQIEIVNMDIKKFVLDKNNQYDLIFCNPPFFKVDKDSNLNKKSKFLIPARHEVLITLEEIIKSAKTALKNGGKFLMVHLSNRLDEIIILLKQNNFSVKKIQIVYSKEKQESKRVLIEAINDGNDGMKILEPLYIHNDDGTYKKEILEMFGD from the coding sequence ATGGAAGTGAAAAATGACATTTTAAATTATAAAAGACTTAAAATAATTCAAGATAATAAAATGTTTAATTTTTGTATTGACTCAATTTTGTTGGCTAGATTTTGGAAACCTTCAAATAAGTTTAAAAACATTTTGGATTTTGGAACAAATAATGCGATTATTCCATTAATAATCTCTAGATATACTAAATCAAAAATTACAGGTATTGAGATTCAAGAAGAGTCATGTCAAATTGCAAAAAAAAATATATTATTAAATAATTTAGAAAAGCAAATTGAGATAGTTAATATGGATATTAAAAAATTTGTTTTGGATAAAAATAACCAATATGATTTAATATTTTGTAACCCTCCATTTTTCAAAGTAGATAAAGACTCAAATCTTAATAAGAAAAGTAAATTTTTAATTCCAGCAAGACATGAGGTATTAATAACTTTAGAAGAAATAATAAAAAGTGCAAAAACAGCATTAAAAAATGGTGGTAAATTTCTTATGGTTCACTTAAGCAATAGGTTGGATGAAATTATTATTTTATTGAAACAAAATAATTTCTCAGTAAAGAAAATACAAATAGTTTATTCTAAAGAAAAACAAGAATCAAAAAGAGTTCTTATTGAAGCAATTAATGATGGTAATGATGGAATGAAAATTTTAGAACCTTTATATATTCACAATGATGATGGAACTTATAAAAAAGAAATATTAGAAATGTTTGGTGATTAA
- the tmk gene encoding dTMP kinase, which produces MLFISLEGIDGSGKTTISKMIKDNLIQKGYKVLLTREPGGEPLAEELRRIILDEKNSINPWAETLLYVAARKQHLDSIILPALKEGTIVVCDRFMDSTSAYQGYARNIGMADVNELQSIVLGSTKPDLTIFFDITPKESQIRLMNRKRSADRMEQENQKFHEAVYEGYQILISENSDRIKVVDSRKQINEVLQQVDFLIDNALNERTKK; this is translated from the coding sequence ATGTTATTTATTTCATTAGAGGGTATTGATGGTTCAGGGAAAACAACAATTTCAAAAATGATTAAAGATAATTTAATTCAAAAGGGATACAAAGTTCTATTAACAAGAGAACCTGGTGGAGAACCATTGGCAGAGGAATTAAGAAGAATTATTCTAGATGAAAAAAACTCAATTAATCCATGAGCTGAAACTCTTTTATATGTAGCAGCAAGAAAACAGCATTTAGACTCAATTATACTACCTGCTTTAAAAGAAGGAACAATTGTTGTTTGTGATAGATTTATGGATTCAACATCTGCTTATCAAGGATATGCAAGAAATATAGGTATGGCTGATGTAAATGAATTACAAAGCATTGTTTTAGGTTCAACAAAACCGGACCTAACAATTTTTTTTGATATAACTCCAAAGGAATCTCAGATAAGATTAATGAATAGAAAAAGAAGTGCTGATAGAATGGAACAAGAGAACCAAAAATTCCATGAAGCAGTTTATGAAGGATATCAAATCTTAATTTCTGAAAACTCAGATAGAATTAAAGTTGTGGATTCTAGAAAACAAATTAATGAGGTTTTGCAACAAGTAGATTTTTTAATCGATAATGCTCTTAATGAAAGAACAAAAAAATAA
- a CDS encoding toprim domain-containing protein — MDKIIEELKTIDGIGKKAAEKIVFDLIINKNKISSLESIISQIRDSYSECNICFYFRENGECTFCDNKNRNPNIICVVSTKFDAIKIAKSNYNGIIHVLNGEINLNKNIGPEKIKISELFVRINKGIELLLALNLTFEGEVTSNYIANKAKGISEKISRIARGIPLGGVLDYIDQETLNDAILNRKKLDD; from the coding sequence ATGGATAAAATAATTGAAGAGTTAAAAACCATTGATGGAATTGGTAAAAAAGCGGCTGAAAAAATTGTTTTTGATTTAATAATTAACAAAAATAAAATTAGCTCATTGGAATCTATAATATCTCAAATAAGGGATTCATATAGTGAATGCAATATATGTTTTTACTTTAGAGAAAATGGAGAATGTACTTTTTGTGATAATAAAAATAGAAATCCAAATATTATCTGTGTCGTTTCTACAAAGTTTGATGCTATAAAAATTGCCAAAAGTAATTACAACGGGATAATTCATGTATTAAATGGTGAAATAAATTTAAATAAAAATATAGGTCCCGAAAAAATAAAAATAAGTGAATTATTTGTTAGAATTAATAAAGGTATAGAATTATTGCTAGCTTTAAATTTAACATTTGAAGGAGAAGTTACTTCAAACTATATAGCTAATAAGGCAAAAGGAATAAGCGAGAAAATTTCTAGAATTGCAAGAGGAATTCCGTTAGGTGGAGTTTTAGATTATATTGACCAAGAGACGTTAAATGATGCAATTTTAAATAGAAAGAAACTAGATGATTAG
- the dnaX gene encoding DNA polymerase III subunit gamma/tau has translation MENKKSLYREYRPKNFDQVAGHSGIKEILISQINSNSFGHALLFSGQRGTGKTSIAKIFAKIVDCQNLNGYNPCDNCTSCKEFNNNSHSDIFEIDAASNNGVEEIRHIKSNISLLPSFSKYKVYIIDEVHMLSNSAFNALLKTLEEPPKHVIFILATTEFSKIPATIISRCQLFNFKKIAQVNLEQKVEEICNLEGKQITKEALSEIYYMSDGSLRDALNYLEQALTISSQEVNVEILKKIFYIATKMEKINIIRNVIQGNTKEIISYFEVSNNQGIDFQTMTLSLLDIIKEIIEVKLTQDYAFLKNLTIDEFNSFNETNIKILFDLADNISNSYTKSKNSNISFQYILINILKTVSTNELISVNNIEEDIASIYSSKINWEEPKAEESNNSKDILFDKPIETLIENIEEVKSQNIQKENIEEVKSQNIQKENIEDNSFEIKNNIADFFKENGKSKFLKLQMKLLISESNTYKNFIDFTNDQIINVLVGANKEARKYFEEKFERIFDEDVINNSSKFIENFIMFYGSKITASSQDSIILVSEERTISKWINNRLQNSEIRKLIYKYFGKEVKIISLDKKRWSEIRIEFMDRKDNNKLANFESINTESFYEMLKTKDDNEENEYLKRAQEILGDQNIKVVN, from the coding sequence ATGGAGAATAAGAAGTCACTTTATAGAGAATATAGACCAAAGAATTTTGACCAAGTTGCAGGGCATTCTGGAATTAAAGAAATATTAATATCTCAGATTAATTCAAATTCATTTGGTCATGCTTTATTATTTTCTGGTCAAAGAGGAACAGGAAAGACATCAATTGCAAAAATATTTGCAAAAATAGTTGATTGTCAAAATTTAAATGGATATAACCCGTGTGATAATTGCACTAGTTGTAAAGAATTTAATAATAATTCACACTCTGATATATTTGAAATAGATGCAGCTTCAAACAATGGAGTTGAAGAAATTAGACATATAAAATCTAATATATCTTTATTACCAAGTTTTTCTAAGTATAAAGTTTATATAATTGATGAAGTACATATGCTATCAAACTCTGCTTTTAATGCGTTACTTAAAACTTTAGAAGAACCTCCTAAACATGTAATCTTTATTTTGGCAACTACAGAATTTTCAAAAATTCCAGCAACAATAATTTCAAGATGTCAGCTGTTTAATTTTAAAAAAATTGCTCAAGTAAATTTAGAACAAAAAGTTGAAGAAATATGTAATTTAGAAGGAAAACAAATAACTAAAGAAGCTTTAAGCGAGATTTATTACATGTCAGATGGATCTTTAAGAGATGCTCTTAATTACTTAGAGCAAGCCTTAACAATTTCTAGTCAAGAGGTTAACGTTGAAATTCTTAAGAAAATATTTTATATTGCTACAAAAATGGAAAAAATTAATATTATTAGAAATGTAATTCAAGGTAATACAAAAGAAATAATATCCTATTTTGAAGTTTCAAATAATCAAGGAATTGATTTCCAAACAATGACTTTAAGTTTATTAGATATTATTAAAGAAATAATTGAAGTTAAGCTTACACAAGATTATGCATTTTTGAAAAATTTAACAATTGATGAATTTAATAGTTTTAATGAAACTAATATAAAAATATTGTTTGATTTAGCAGATAACATATCTAACTCTTATACAAAGTCTAAAAACTCAAATATAAGTTTTCAATATATATTAATAAATATATTGAAAACAGTTTCTACTAATGAACTTATAAGTGTTAATAATATAGAAGAAGATATTGCTTCTATCTACAGCTCCAAAATAAATTGAGAGGAACCAAAGGCAGAAGAATCAAATAACTCCAAAGATATTTTATTTGATAAGCCTATTGAAACACTAATAGAAAATATAGAGGAAGTTAAATCTCAAAATATTCAAAAGGAAAATATAGAGGAAGTTAAATCTCAAAATATTCAAAAGGAAAATATAGAAGATAATAGCTTTGAAATTAAAAATAATATAGCAGACTTTTTTAAAGAAAATGGAAAATCTAAATTCTTAAAACTGCAAATGAAATTATTAATTTCAGAATCAAATACTTATAAAAATTTTATAGATTTTACAAATGATCAGATTATTAATGTTTTAGTAGGTGCTAATAAAGAAGCAAGAAAATATTTTGAAGAAAAATTTGAGCGTATTTTTGATGAAGATGTAATTAATAATAGTTCCAAATTTATAGAAAATTTTATTATGTTTTATGGTTCAAAAATAACAGCGTCTAGTCAAGATTCTATTATCTTAGTATCTGAGGAAAGAACTATATCAAAATGAATTAATAATAGACTTCAAAATTCGGAAATAAGAAAGTTAATATATAAATACTTTGGTAAGGAAGTAAAAATAATCTCCTTAGATAAAAAAAGATGATCTGAAATTAGAATTGAATTTATGGATAGAAAAGATAACAATAAATTGGCTAACTTTGAAAGTATTAACACTGAGTCTTTCTATGAAATGTTAAAAACAAAAGATGATAATGAAGAAAATGAATATTTAAAAAGAGCTCAAGAAATTTTAGGAGATCAAAATATTAAGGTTGTGAATTAA
- a CDS encoding deaminase gives MELIFNILVKELKKCKKNKDVPVSALLIDTNNKIVAKSFNSRQKKYNFSNHAEIRVLNKMYKRMRTKNLGEYKLVTTLKPCLMCITVIEEANIKNVLYYLDNIKCNYNRISTDIKFEKMGDHKEYKVFESELKEFFLNLRK, from the coding sequence ATGGAATTAATTTTTAATATACTAGTTAAAGAATTAAAGAAATGTAAGAAGAATAAGGATGTTCCAGTATCAGCCTTATTAATTGATACTAATAATAAAATTGTTGCAAAATCGTTTAATAGTAGGCAAAAGAAATATAATTTTTCAAATCATGCTGAAATTAGAGTCTTAAATAAAATGTATAAAAGAATGAGAACTAAAAATTTGGGAGAATATAAGTTAGTAACTACATTAAAGCCTTGTTTGATGTGTATTACAGTTATTGAAGAAGCCAATATAAAGAATGTTTTATATTATTTAGATAATATAAAGTGCAATTATAATAGAATATCAACTGATATAAAATTTGAAAAAATGGGAGATCATAAGGAATATAAAGTTTTTGAAAGCGAATTAAAAGAATTCTTTTTAAATTTGAGGAAATAA
- the serS gene encoding serine--tRNA ligase codes for MLDINKIESDFDKVNSSLKKRNKDFNSDLKEIIELNSQRKEVTFKVEELKAKKNKISKDIGILSKNNKKDEIEKLKNEVSKINQKVEKLDNDLKTINQEINYKLSYIPNIPNENIPLGKDEEDNVEIKTWKVGKIKNNGEAHWDIASKLGLVDFELGSKLSGSRFVVYTNLGAKIIRALADILINRHTNNGYKEMCLPLIVNKENMFGTGQLPKFEEDAYKIGDQYLIPTSEVPLTNIVRDKILEKSQLPMYLTAFTQCFRKEAGSAGRDTKGLIRLHQFNKVEMVKITDSESSYLELEKMLVDAEECLKLFNLPYRVVELCGGDIGFSSAKTYDLEVWFPHQNKYREISSCSNCLDFQSKRIMARYKNENGKNENVHTLNGSGLAIDRLFAAILENYYDGNKLLIPDVLKPYLGNINFLE; via the coding sequence ATGCTAGATATAAATAAAATTGAAAGTGACTTTGATAAGGTCAATTCAAGTTTAAAAAAGAGAAATAAGGATTTTAATTCAGATTTAAAAGAAATTATCGAACTAAATTCACAAAGAAAAGAAGTAACTTTTAAAGTAGAAGAATTAAAAGCTAAAAAAAATAAAATCTCAAAAGATATTGGAATTTTAAGTAAAAATAATAAAAAAGATGAAATTGAAAAATTAAAAAATGAGGTTTCAAAAATAAATCAAAAGGTTGAAAAGTTAGATAATGATCTAAAAACAATTAACCAGGAAATTAATTATAAATTGAGTTATATACCAAATATACCAAATGAAAACATTCCTTTAGGTAAAGACGAAGAAGATAATGTTGAGATTAAGACATGAAAAGTAGGAAAAATAAAGAATAATGGTGAAGCACACTGAGATATTGCATCAAAGCTAGGGTTAGTAGATTTTGAACTAGGTTCAAAATTGTCTGGTTCAAGATTTGTTGTTTATACTAATTTGGGGGCAAAGATAATTAGAGCTCTTGCGGATATACTAATTAATAGACATACAAACAATGGTTACAAGGAAATGTGTCTTCCTTTAATAGTAAACAAGGAAAATATGTTTGGAACTGGTCAACTTCCAAAATTTGAAGAAGATGCATATAAAATTGGTGATCAATACTTAATACCAACTTCTGAGGTTCCTTTGACAAATATTGTTAGAGATAAAATATTGGAAAAATCTCAATTACCTATGTATTTAACTGCTTTTACTCAATGTTTTAGGAAAGAAGCTGGTAGTGCTGGTAGAGATACAAAAGGTTTAATAAGACTACATCAATTCAATAAAGTTGAAATGGTTAAAATTACTGATAGTGAGTCATCTTACTTAGAATTAGAAAAAATGCTTGTAGATGCAGAAGAATGTCTAAAGTTATTTAATCTGCCATATAGAGTTGTTGAATTATGTGGAGGAGATATAGGGTTTTCATCAGCAAAAACTTATGATTTAGAGGTTTGATTCCCACATCAAAATAAATATAGGGAAATATCTTCATGTTCAAACTGCTTAGATTTTCAATCAAAAAGAATAATGGCAAGATATAAGAATGAAAACGGTAAGAATGAAAATGTACACACATTAAATGGTTCAGGATTAGCAATTGATAGATTATTTGCAGCTATTTTAGAAAATTATTATGATGGTAATAAACTATTAATTCCTGATGTTTTAAAACCTTATTTAGGTAATATTAACTTTTTAGAATAA